In Fibrobacter sp., a single genomic region encodes these proteins:
- a CDS encoding peptidase M23: MPIEFQEYKGKKKRVISRHKFPLLRLIFVAVAAFFVYWTGLVTTIANALPLPGNEETEDMENWENICKSYGGTPFALEKGLAQCSWIINDSTLSLSLPNPFLRYVASLRSGAASKLHWVAPADDFSNARLVLHEDGNVYEYLHLANKDSNYVWVSKNSGCRFPGVCPQLPMQWSALTITDDFDFEGHESLLAMDVFRGIGEAPILPVLPGKVLDMGKDSLGYFVEIDHGYNVTSRTSGMGALNDSLSVGSLVLADASVGRLNPQDSSIFFLTVRQNGLFIRWKDFYAAAHPVDAKDMATFEKSLGF, translated from the coding sequence ATGCCCATCGAATTTCAGGAATATAAGGGAAAGAAAAAGCGAGTCATTTCTCGCCACAAGTTCCCTTTGCTCCGTTTGATATTTGTGGCGGTTGCTGCGTTCTTTGTTTACTGGACAGGGCTTGTTACGACAATCGCCAATGCTCTGCCCTTGCCAGGTAACGAAGAAACCGAGGACATGGAAAACTGGGAGAACATTTGCAAAAGCTATGGTGGAACACCCTTTGCCCTTGAAAAGGGCCTTGCCCAGTGTTCATGGATTATAAACGATTCCACATTGTCCCTTAGCTTGCCCAATCCGTTCTTGCGGTATGTGGCTTCCTTGCGCAGTGGCGCTGCATCCAAGCTTCATTGGGTTGCCCCGGCAGATGATTTTTCCAATGCTCGCCTGGTACTTCATGAAGATGGCAATGTTTATGAGTATCTTCACTTGGCGAACAAGGATTCCAATTACGTTTGGGTTTCCAAGAATTCCGGATGTAGGTTCCCTGGCGTATGCCCGCAGCTTCCTATGCAGTGGTCTGCCTTGACCATTACCGACGACTTCGATTTTGAAGGCCATGAATCCCTCCTGGCAATGGACGTTTTCAGGGGAATCGGTGAAGCTCCTATTCTCCCCGTGCTTCCGGGCAAGGTTCTGGATATGGGGAAGGATTCCTTGGGATACTTTGTGGAAATAGACCACGGATACAATGTGACTAGCAGAACCTCCGGCATGGGAGCCTTGAACGATAGTTTGTCTGTAGGCAGCCTGGTTCTTGCCGATGCGTCTGTTGGCAGGCTTAATCCTCAGGATAGTTCCATTTTCTTCTTGACTGTCCGCCAGAATGGTCTGTTTATCCGCTGGAAGGATTTCTACGCTGCAGCCCATCCGGTAGACGCAAAAGACATGGCTACCTTTGAAAAAAGTCTAGGTTTTTAA
- a CDS encoding STAS domain-containing protein, whose translation MPQLKNYREVGSFDLISAPLNPIGAFDAEQFKKDVRQLLTDKADEKFLAVDLTGLDFVYSDAYNAFIQFQQEMHKRGGMFAVLTNNKIIVDGLKKAGLDKSIRVFSLEEDLMSFSLQAQTAEQEAPEEEVQEHHRGAVASQNIRGDIAQKASQSLDRRTGTHRRFTKSFNAIVKDENKKKGGLDVPFDEEPSSVRTVVIVVLLILAAIGGTFAFFSF comes from the coding sequence ATGCCTCAGTTGAAGAATTATCGCGAAGTCGGAAGTTTTGACTTGATCTCTGCACCCCTTAATCCTATAGGGGCCTTTGATGCTGAACAGTTCAAAAAGGACGTTCGCCAGCTTTTGACTGACAAGGCCGATGAAAAGTTCCTTGCCGTTGACTTGACCGGCCTGGATTTCGTTTACAGCGATGCCTACAACGCCTTTATCCAGTTCCAGCAGGAAATGCATAAGCGTGGCGGCATGTTCGCGGTTCTTACCAACAACAAGATTATTGTGGATGGCCTCAAAAAGGCAGGCCTCGACAAGTCCATTCGAGTCTTTTCCCTTGAGGAGGACTTGATGTCTTTCTCCCTGCAGGCTCAGACCGCCGAGCAGGAAGCTCCCGAAGAAGAAGTTCAGGAGCATCACCGCGGTGCGGTTGCTTCCCAGAATATCCGCGGCGACATTGCCCAGAAGGCTTCTCAGTCCCTGGATCGCCGCACCGGTACCCATCGTCGTTTTACCAAGAGCTTCAACGCCATCGTAAAGGACGAAAATAAGAAGAAGGGTGGCCTTGATGTTCCCTTTGACGAGGAACCGTCCTCTGTGCGTACGGTTGTTATCGTCGTGCTGCTGATCTTGGCTGCTATTGGTGGAACCTTCGCATTCTTTAGCTTCTAG